A portion of the Rhodopseudomonas sp. BAL398 genome contains these proteins:
- the pbpC gene encoding penicillin-binding protein 1C, which translates to MAVVLAIGLIAAGFTAWAMALGPLPLAEARQVSTTVVDRNGKLLRAYAMADGRWRLPVDAQSDVDPGYLKLLLAYEDKRFWSHHGVDPLAMGRAALQLLTRGHIVSGGSTITMQLARLMEPRRQRSLTAKMRQMVRAVELERRLTKDQILNLYLALAPFGGNLEGVRAASLAYFGKEPKRLSLAQAALLVALPQSPETRRLDRHPATAEAARNRVLERMVQEGVVSAEDAAQARAVPVKRERRRMPILAPHSADKAVVTDKHQAVIRLTLDAAIQRNLEALAHDRATALGPDISVAILAVDNASGEVIAHVGSPAYFDDRRAGQVDMTRAIRSPGSTLKPFIYGMAFEDGFVHPESLIDDRPVRYGTYAPENFDMTFQGTVSVRRALQLSLNVPAIALLDRVGASRLAARIRQAGADLVLPTNEVPGLAMGLGGVGIRLHDLVQLFSGIARLGNVLPLQEITSDNNVKREPLRLMDQVAAWQVGNVLIGTPPPENAAHHRIAFKTGTSYGYRDAWSVGFDGRMTIGVWVGRPDGVPVPGLVGRSAAAPILFDAFARSGKLPMALPRAPHGTLIASNAKLPLPLRRFRPAGELVRNGGGQALRIQFPPDGARIDALGPAAAGSLPVKVAGGVLPLTMLVNGVAVGDIGRRRQRLVEPPGPGFVRLTVMDASGAADTVVVRIQ; encoded by the coding sequence ATGGCCGTCGTGCTCGCCATCGGATTGATTGCCGCGGGCTTTACCGCCTGGGCGATGGCGCTGGGGCCGCTGCCGCTGGCCGAGGCGCGTCAGGTCTCGACCACGGTGGTCGACCGCAACGGCAAGCTGCTGCGCGCCTATGCGATGGCCGACGGCCGCTGGCGCTTGCCGGTCGATGCACAAAGCGACGTCGACCCCGGCTATCTCAAGCTGCTGCTGGCCTATGAGGACAAGCGGTTCTGGTCGCATCACGGCGTCGACCCGCTGGCGATGGGGCGCGCCGCGCTGCAATTGCTGACTCGCGGCCACATCGTCTCCGGCGGCTCCACCATCACCATGCAATTGGCGCGGCTGATGGAGCCGCGGCGGCAGCGCTCGCTGACCGCGAAAATGCGCCAGATGGTGCGCGCCGTCGAGCTCGAACGCCGGCTCACCAAGGATCAGATCCTCAATCTGTATCTGGCGCTGGCGCCGTTCGGCGGCAATCTCGAGGGCGTCCGCGCCGCGTCCTTGGCCTATTTCGGCAAGGAGCCGAAGCGGCTGTCATTGGCCCAGGCCGCCTTGCTCGTCGCCTTGCCGCAATCGCCGGAAACCAGAAGGCTCGATCGCCATCCGGCGACCGCGGAGGCCGCGCGCAACCGCGTGCTCGAGCGCATGGTGCAGGAGGGCGTGGTCAGCGCCGAGGATGCCGCGCAGGCGAGGGCGGTGCCGGTCAAGCGCGAGCGGCGCCGGATGCCGATCCTGGCGCCGCATTCCGCCGACAAGGCGGTGGTCACAGACAAGCATCAGGCGGTGATCCGGCTGACGCTGGATGCTGCCATTCAACGAAACCTCGAGGCATTGGCGCATGACCGCGCCACGGCGCTCGGGCCCGACATCTCGGTGGCGATCCTTGCGGTCGACAATGCCAGCGGCGAGGTGATCGCCCATGTCGGTTCGCCGGCCTATTTCGACGACCGCCGCGCCGGGCAGGTCGATATGACCCGCGCGATCCGCTCGCCGGGTTCGACGTTGAAACCCTTTATCTACGGCATGGCGTTCGAGGACGGCTTCGTTCACCCCGAAAGCCTGATCGACGACCGGCCGGTCCGCTACGGCACCTATGCGCCGGAAAATTTCGACATGACGTTCCAGGGCACGGTCTCGGTCCGCCGTGCCTTGCAACTCTCTTTGAACGTGCCGGCGATCGCGTTGCTGGACCGGGTCGGCGCCAGCCGGCTGGCGGCGCGGATCAGGCAGGCCGGTGCCGATCTGGTGCTGCCGACCAATGAGGTGCCAGGCCTGGCGATGGGATTGGGCGGCGTCGGCATCCGGCTGCACGATCTGGTGCAGCTCTTCAGCGGCATCGCGCGCCTCGGCAACGTGTTGCCGCTGCAGGAAATTACGAGTGATAACAATGTGAAACGGGAGCCTTTGCGCCTGATGGATCAGGTCGCCGCCTGGCAGGTCGGCAATGTGCTGATCGGGACGCCGCCGCCGGAGAACGCCGCGCATCACCGCATCGCGTTCAAGACCGGCACCAGCTACGGCTACCGCGATGCCTGGTCGGTGGGCTTCGATGGACGGATGACCATCGGGGTCTGGGTCGGCCGTCCCGATGGCGTCCCGGTGCCGGGCCTGGTCGGCCGCAGCGCCGCGGCGCCGATCCTGTTCGACGCCTTCGCGCGCTCCGGCAAATTGCCGATGGCACTGCCGCGGGCGCCGCACGGCACGCTAATCGCCAGCAATGCCAAGCTGCCGCTGCCGCTGCGCCGGTTCCGGCCCGCCGGCGAATTGGTTCGCAATGGCGGCGGGCAGGCGCTGCGCATCCAGTTTCCGCCGGATGGCGCACGAATCGATGCCTTGGGCCCGGCCGCGGCGGGATCGCTGCCGGTCAAGGTCGCCGGCGGCGTGCTGCCGCTGACGATGCTGGTCAACGGGGTTGCGGTCGGGGACATTGGCCGTCGCCGCCAGCGTCTGGTCGAACCGCCCGGACCAGGCTTTGTCCGCCTCACCGTGATGGATGCGTCGGGCGCTGCAGACACAGTCGTCGTCAGAATCCAATAG
- a CDS encoding ArnT family glycosyltransferase translates to MSEISPKPRPKPGFGAPRDDRKGRNPGRGLIAALDFVTASHVRAVAFLALLGLLFILPGFFNIPPIDRDEARFAQATKQMVEADDFVDIRFQDEVRYKKPVGIYWLQAAVVETASELGLPRAQVRIWLYRVPSMLGAIGAVLMTYWTALAFVTRRGAVLAALIMCSSILLGVESRLAKTDAFLLFTVVATMGAMARIYLSWQRGEEADRKAWAVPAIFWTGLAAGILLKGPLILMLVVLTVGTLAILDRSASWLWRLRPLWGSLWLLLLVLPWFVAIYLRAGDSFFADSIGGDMLSKITHGQESHGAPPGTYFLLLWITFWPGAPLAAMAAPAVWRARREPGAQYLLAWLLPSWIVFELVMTKLPHYVLPLYPAIAILTVGALERRVLSRSWLTRGAAWWFAIPAILLTLVIILAIALTRQPAFLAWPFVAASLIFGLWAWRLFDHNHAEGSLLNAVMASLFLSIAIFGVVLPSLTPLFPSVEIARALRSVVCVGPKAAAAGYHEPSLVFMTGTSTLLTDGSGAADFLGQGSCRFALIESRSERAFAARAEAIGLRYNVAARIDGYNYSQGRTISVAVFRSEGTE, encoded by the coding sequence ATGTCCGAGATCTCTCCAAAACCCCGCCCAAAACCCGGATTCGGCGCGCCGCGCGACGACCGCAAGGGCCGCAATCCCGGCCGCGGGCTGATCGCCGCGCTCGATTTCGTCACCGCCAGCCATGTTCGCGCGGTGGCGTTTCTGGCGTTGCTGGGTCTGTTGTTCATTCTGCCGGGCTTTTTCAATATTCCGCCGATCGATCGCGACGAGGCCCGCTTCGCGCAGGCCACCAAGCAGATGGTGGAGGCCGACGATTTCGTCGATATCCGTTTCCAGGACGAGGTGCGCTACAAAAAGCCGGTCGGGATCTATTGGCTGCAGGCGGCGGTGGTGGAAACCGCCTCCGAGCTCGGCCTGCCACGCGCCCAAGTCCGGATCTGGCTGTACCGCGTGCCCTCGATGCTGGGCGCGATCGGCGCGGTGCTGATGACCTATTGGACCGCGCTGGCCTTCGTCACCCGGCGCGGCGCCGTGCTGGCGGCATTGATTATGTGCAGCTCGATTCTGCTCGGCGTGGAGTCCCGGCTGGCCAAGACCGATGCGTTCTTGCTGTTCACCGTCGTAGCCACGATGGGCGCGATGGCACGGATCTATCTGTCCTGGCAGCGCGGTGAGGAGGCCGATCGAAAAGCTTGGGCGGTTCCGGCGATCTTCTGGACCGGGCTGGCCGCAGGCATCCTGCTCAAGGGGCCGTTGATCCTGATGTTGGTGGTGCTGACGGTCGGCACGCTGGCGATTCTCGATCGGTCGGCATCGTGGCTGTGGCGGCTGCGGCCGCTGTGGGGATCGCTGTGGCTGCTGCTGCTGGTGCTGCCCTGGTTCGTTGCGATCTATCTGCGCGCCGGCGACAGTTTCTTCGCCGACTCGATCGGCGGCGACATGCTGAGCAAGATCACCCACGGGCAGGAGTCGCATGGCGCGCCGCCTGGCACCTATTTCCTGCTGTTGTGGATCACGTTCTGGCCCGGCGCGCCGCTGGCGGCGATGGCCGCGCCCGCGGTGTGGCGGGCGCGCCGCGAGCCCGGCGCACAATATTTGCTGGCCTGGCTGCTGCCGTCCTGGATCGTGTTCGAACTGGTGATGACCAAGCTGCCGCATTATGTGCTGCCGCTGTATCCGGCAATCGCGATCCTGACCGTTGGCGCGCTGGAGCGCCGCGTGCTGTCGCGCTCGTGGCTGACCCGCGGCGCCGCCTGGTGGTTTGCGATTCCCGCCATCCTGCTTACCCTGGTCATCATCCTGGCGATCGCGTTGACGCGTCAGCCGGCGTTTCTGGCCTGGCCGTTCGTGGCCGCCTCGCTGATCTTCGGCCTATGGGCGTGGCGTCTGTTCGATCACAATCACGCCGAGGGCTCATTGCTGAACGCGGTCATGGCGTCGCTGTTTCTCAGCATCGCGATCTTCGGCGTGGTGCTGCCGTCCCTGACGCCGCTGTTTCCCAGCGTCGAGATCGCCCGCGCGCTGCGCAGTGTGGTCTGCGTCGGGCCGAAGGCCGCCGCCGCCGGCTATCACGAGCCCAGCCTGGTGTTCATGACCGGCACCTCGACGCTGCTCACCGACGGCTCCGGGGCGGCGGATTTCCTCGGACAGGGTAGCTGCCGCTTCGCGCTGATCGAGAGCCGCAGCGAGCGGGCCTTCGCGGCGCGGGCCGAAGCCATCGGGCTGCGATACAACGTGGCGGCCCGGATCGACGGTTACAATTACTCACAAGGCCGGACCATCTCGGTGGCGGTATTCCGCTCCGAGGGTACGGAATAA